TGCAGGTCCTGCACGGCTTCGTGGACGTTGTTGACCAGGAAACCCGTTTGCCCGTCTTTGATCACCTCACGGCAGGAGCCGAGGTCCATGGCGATGACGGGCACGCCAGCGGCATTGGCTTCTGCCAGGACAAGTCCGAATCGCTCCGGGATAGTGTTCAGGTGCAGTAGAGCTCGGGCACGCGCGAACAACTCATTCTTGGCCGGCACGTCCACCGGCCCGATGTAGCGGATCGTCTGATCAAGGTGGGGCTCCACCTGCTTTCGGAAGTATGTCTGATCTTGGATAATGCCCGCGATGAGCAGCGGCAACCCGCTCAGGCGAGCAACCTCGATCGCCAGATGGACACCCTTGTCAGGGTGAATCCGGCCGAGGAAGATCAGGTGATCACCGCCAAGTTTCTGGAGCGGGTACAACGAGAGGTCGATTCCGTTATAGACCGTCGCCAGGTAATTCAGCCCTGGCGCGCGATCAGAGTTGCTGATGGAGACAAAATATCCGCTACGATACTTCTCATAGACGGGCATGATTCTGGGCGACGAGAATCCGTGGATGGTAGTGAGGACCGGCGTCTTCACCAGCCGAGTGTAGGACAGCGCCATGAAGTCGTAGTGGCTGTGGATGAGGTCAAACTCAGCAGCGTGCTCGAACAGTTCGGAGATGTGAAGGTATTCGGCGACTTTGGGATCGATGGCGGGATCCTCTTCATACCCCCGGTCTACCACGGCATGCAGGTGAGCGCGGGTCACAGAATCCCGGCTGGCGAACAAGGTCACATCCCAGCCACGGGAGACCAGTCCTTCGGTGATGTTGCTGGCGACCGTCTCCCACGCGCCGTAGCGCCGGGGAGGTGTTCGCCACGCGACGGGCGACAGGACAGCCACTCTTTTGTTGGGGATGGTCATGCTGGTAAACGGTCTTCCTAATTCATGGCAGCCAGCACCTCAGCAAGTGGGACGGTTGCGATACCCGTGGCGTGATCGGCCAGACCATAGGGAATGATCAGTTCGCCGTTGTGGAGCAGAGCGCCGCAGGTATAAACGACATTGGGCACGTAGCCTTCACGCTCGTTCTGGTTAGGCTTGAGCAAGGGTTCGCGGAGTCGTCCAATCACTTTGGCGGGATCATCGCGATCGAGGAGGAACGCGCCGATGCAGTACTTTCGCATAGGGCCGACACCGTGGCTGAGGACCAACCATCCGGCATCGGTCTCGATAGGAGATCCGCAGTTCCCGAGCTGGACCAATTCCCAGGGAAAAGTAGGTTTGAGAAGCACCCTGCGCTCATTCCAGAAGTGGACGTTGTCGGAAAACATCAGGTAGATGTTCTCGTTGTCCTGGCGGGACAGCATTGCATAGAGGCCGCCGATCTTCCGGGGGAAGATGGCCATGCCTTTGTTTTCGGCGGCCGGACCATTCAAGGTTATGAATCGAAACAGGAGGAAGTCAGAAGTCTCCACCAGTTCCGGCACCACGATCTTGCCATCGAAGGCGGTGAAGGTCGCGTAGTAGATGTGGGTGCCGTCGTCGTTCTTGAAACAAACGAAGCGGGCGTCCTCGATGCCGTTGCGTTGGGAGGGCGTGGCCGGGAAGATAATACGTTCGGACATCTGCTGTTCGGGCTGGAACTGAACTTCGTAGTTGGACCGGGCCAGCATCCAAATCCCCTGGGCGGCGTTCTGATCTTCCTGTGTCATTCCATCCGGCAGGCGGAACTGTTCGGCTTTGAGACCGGCGCGAAGCTCTTCCAGTGCGAACGACTCCCCGAGTTTGTTCATGACCCGGCGCGTGAATTCGCCGGTCAATCCCAGTTCAGAGAGTTTTCGCCCGAACAGCGCCTTCTCGTACTGGGGGTTTGGGATCTGGCGCGGCTCGGTGAGGAACCCAGTGGGGGTGAATACCTCGATCCGCTGGTCGGGATGGATGATACCGGTTCGGAAAGTGATGGAGGAAATGTGTCCTTCCCCGGTGGCGCGCAAGCTGAGAATAAACCGCAGCGCGCCGGCCGGCAGATCAGTCTGGTTAGGGTGCGGAACGATGGACGGATTGAACAGGGCCGCCGATTCC
Above is a genomic segment from Acidobacteriota bacterium containing:
- a CDS encoding glycosyltransferase family 4 protein — translated: MTIPNKRVAVLSPVAWRTPPRRYGAWETVASNITEGLVSRGWDVTLFASRDSVTRAHLHAVVDRGYEEDPAIDPKVAEYLHISELFEHAAEFDLIHSHYDFMALSYTRLVKTPVLTTIHGFSSPRIMPVYEKYRSGYFVSISNSDRAPGLNYLATVYNGIDLSLYPLQKLGGDHLIFLGRIHPDKGVHLAIEVARLSGLPLLIAGIIQDQTYFRKQVEPHLDQTIRYIGPVDVPAKNELFARARALLHLNTIPERFGLVLAEANAAGVPVIAMDLGSCREVIKDGQTGFLVNNVHEAVQDLQRLSEIDRSVCRQRVRQCFSIEAMVESYERVYRTILDLEATRRP
- a CDS encoding glycoside hydrolase family 130 protein — encoded protein: MNANSLYVKRTATILKPDQSRVLLRPFSPGNPERVARIIARIMALPEDRVGPLLDEVSAEFSPRHQQIRELFLERFEQVSESLLTDEELSEQRQLLIGSYFLAEYSLESAALFNPSIVPHPNQTDLPAGALRFILSLRATGEGHISSITFRTGIIHPDQRIEVFTPTGFLTEPRQIPNPQYEKALFGRKLSELGLTGEFTRRVMNKLGESFALEELRAGLKAEQFRLPDGMTQEDQNAAQGIWMLARSNYEVQFQPEQQMSERIIFPATPSQRNGIEDARFVCFKNDDGTHIYYATFTAFDGKIVVPELVETSDFLLFRFITLNGPAAENKGMAIFPRKIGGLYAMLSRQDNENIYLMFSDNVHFWNERRVLLKPTFPWELVQLGNCGSPIETDAGWLVLSHGVGPMRKYCIGAFLLDRDDPAKVIGRLREPLLKPNQNEREGYVPNVVYTCGALLHNGELIIPYGLADHATGIATVPLAEVLAAMN